A window of Leclercia adecarboxylata contains these coding sequences:
- the hpaA gene encoding 4-hydroxyphenylacetate catabolism regulatory protein HpaA, producing MCQSPIANIDISKEYDESLGTDDVHYQSFARMAAFFGRDMQAHRHDHYFQMHFLDTGQIALQLDEHRYSVQAPLFVLTPPSVPHAFFTESDSDGHVLTVHEDLIWPLLEVLYPGTRETFGLPGMCLSLADKPDELAALSHYWRLIERESTGELPGREHTLVLLAQAVFTLLLRNAKLDDHAANGMRGELKLFQRFNQMVDGHFHQHWTVPDYARELHLTESRLTDICRRFANRPPKRLIFDRQLREAKRLLVFSDSAVNEIAWQLGFKDPAYFARFFNRLVGCSPSSYRAQKVPVS from the coding sequence ATGTGCCAGAGCCCGATTGCCAATATCGATATCAGCAAAGAGTACGACGAGAGTCTGGGTACTGACGATGTGCATTATCAGTCGTTTGCCCGCATGGCGGCCTTTTTTGGCCGCGATATGCAGGCCCATCGCCATGACCACTATTTTCAGATGCACTTTCTTGATACCGGGCAGATCGCGCTCCAGCTGGACGAGCACCGCTACTCGGTGCAGGCGCCGCTGTTTGTCCTTACCCCACCTTCGGTGCCGCACGCGTTTTTCACCGAATCGGACAGCGACGGGCACGTGCTGACGGTGCACGAAGACCTGATCTGGCCGCTGCTGGAAGTGCTCTATCCCGGCACCCGGGAGACCTTCGGGCTGCCGGGTATGTGCCTTTCATTAGCCGATAAACCGGACGAGCTGGCGGCACTCAGCCACTACTGGCGGCTGATTGAACGGGAGTCCACCGGGGAGCTGCCCGGACGGGAACATACGCTGGTGCTGCTGGCGCAGGCGGTGTTTACCCTGCTGCTGCGCAATGCGAAGCTCGACGACCACGCCGCGAACGGCATGCGCGGCGAGCTGAAGCTGTTCCAGCGCTTCAATCAGATGGTCGACGGGCACTTCCACCAGCACTGGACGGTGCCCGATTACGCCCGGGAACTGCACCTCACCGAATCGCGCCTGACCGACATCTGTCGCCGCTTCGCCAACCGTCCACCAAAACGACTCATCTTCGACCGCCAGCTGCGTGAAGCCAAACGGCTGCTGGTCTTTTCCGACAGCGCGGTGAACGAGATCGCCTGGCAACTGGGGTTTAAAGACCCGGCCTACTTCGCGCGGTTTTTTAACCGGTTAGTGGGGTGCTCGCCGAGCAGTTATCGGGCGCAGAAGGTGCCGGTGTCCTGA
- the hpaX gene encoding 4-hydroxyphenylacetate permease: MTTSTLQDNKAVEHRVINKLFRRLIVFLFILFVFSFLDRINIGFAGLTMGKDLGLTSTMFGLAATLFYVTYVLCGIPSNIMLAKIGARRWIAGIMVVWGIASTCTMFATSPETLYVLRMLVGIAEAGFLPGILVYLTWWFPAYHRARANALFMIAMPVTMMLGSILSGYILAMDGLWNLKGWQWLFLLEGLPSVVLGVVTWFFLNDTPDQATWLDDEEKQTLKRMIDREQESAIAHAATPRSTLREILTPAVLLYTLAYFCLTNTLSAINIWTPQILQSFNTGSSNIVIGLLAAIPQFCTILGMIWWSRRSDRLKERKKHTILPYLFAAAGWLLASATDHSLIQLLGIIMASTGSFTAMAIFWTTPDQVISLQSRAVALAVINAIGNVGSAVSPLLIGILRDATGSFSSGLWFVAGLLVVGALVLTRIPMTRQESRESVPDMATQKIH, translated from the coding sequence ATGACGACCTCTACCCTGCAAGATAATAAAGCCGTTGAACATCGCGTTATCAATAAGCTGTTTCGCCGCCTGATCGTGTTTCTCTTTATTCTGTTTGTCTTTTCGTTTCTCGACCGCATCAACATCGGCTTCGCCGGGCTGACGATGGGCAAAGATCTGGGCCTCACCTCCACCATGTTTGGCCTGGCCGCAACCTTGTTTTATGTGACCTACGTGCTGTGCGGCATCCCCAGCAACATCATGCTGGCGAAGATCGGCGCGCGCCGCTGGATCGCCGGGATCATGGTGGTGTGGGGCATCGCCTCCACCTGCACCATGTTCGCCACCAGCCCGGAAACGCTTTACGTGCTGCGTATGCTGGTGGGCATTGCCGAAGCCGGGTTCCTGCCGGGGATCCTGGTTTATCTCACCTGGTGGTTCCCCGCCTATCACCGTGCCCGCGCCAACGCGCTGTTTATGATCGCCATGCCGGTGACCATGATGCTGGGCTCGATCCTGTCGGGCTACATTCTGGCGATGGACGGCCTGTGGAACCTGAAGGGCTGGCAGTGGCTGTTCCTGCTGGAGGGGCTGCCGTCGGTGGTGCTCGGCGTGGTGACCTGGTTCTTCCTCAACGACACGCCGGATCAGGCGACCTGGCTTGACGACGAAGAGAAGCAGACCCTGAAGAGGATGATCGACCGGGAGCAGGAGAGCGCCATCGCCCACGCCGCCACCCCGCGCTCGACGCTGCGTGAAATATTGACCCCGGCGGTGCTGCTCTACACCCTGGCCTACTTCTGCCTGACCAACACCCTGAGCGCCATCAATATCTGGACGCCGCAGATCCTGCAGAGCTTTAACACCGGCAGCAGCAATATCGTGATTGGCCTGCTGGCGGCGATCCCGCAGTTTTGCACCATCCTCGGGATGATCTGGTGGAGCCGTCGCTCCGACAGGTTAAAAGAGCGAAAAAAGCACACTATCCTGCCGTATCTGTTTGCGGCGGCAGGATGGCTGCTGGCGTCGGCGACCGATCACAGCCTGATCCAGCTGCTTGGCATCATTATGGCCTCAACCGGATCCTTTACCGCCATGGCGATATTCTGGACCACCCCGGATCAGGTTATTAGCCTGCAGTCCCGGGCGGTGGCGCTGGCGGTGATCAACGCCATCGGCAACGTCGGCTCCGCCGTCAGCCCGCTGCTGATCGGCATCCTGCGCGACGCCACCGGCAGCTTCAGCTCCGGGCTGTGGTTTGTGGCCGGGCTGCTGGTGGTGGGTGCGCTGGTGCTGACGCGTATTCCGATGACCCGGCAGGAGAGCCGTGAGAGCGTGCCGGACATGGCGACGCAGAAGATCCACTGA
- the hpaI gene encoding 4-hydroxy-2-oxoheptanedioate aldolase, whose amino-acid sequence MENAFKNALKAGKPQIGLWLGLTSSYSAELLAGAGFDWLLIDGEHAPNSVQTVLTQLQAIAPYPSQPVVRPPWNDPVQIKQLLDVGAQTLLLPMVQNADEARLAVRATRYPPAGIRGVGSALARASRWNRIPDYLQQANDAMCVLVQIETREALKNLPQILDVEGVDGVFIGPADLSADMGFAGNPQHPEVQAAIEQAIAQIRAAGKAPGILMANEQLARRYLELGALFVAVGVDTTLLARGAEALAARFIDKPVTSVNNNKSVY is encoded by the coding sequence ATGGAAAACGCCTTCAAAAACGCGCTGAAAGCGGGCAAACCGCAGATCGGCTTATGGCTGGGGCTCACCAGCAGCTACAGCGCCGAGCTGCTGGCCGGGGCCGGTTTCGACTGGCTGCTGATCGACGGCGAGCACGCCCCCAACAGTGTGCAGACCGTCCTGACCCAGCTGCAGGCCATCGCCCCCTACCCCAGCCAGCCGGTGGTGCGCCCCCCGTGGAACGATCCGGTGCAGATCAAACAGCTGCTGGACGTCGGGGCGCAAACCCTGCTGTTGCCGATGGTGCAAAACGCCGACGAAGCGCGGCTGGCGGTGCGCGCCACCCGCTATCCCCCCGCGGGTATTCGCGGCGTGGGAAGTGCCCTGGCCCGCGCCTCGCGCTGGAACCGCATCCCGGATTACCTGCAGCAGGCCAACGACGCCATGTGCGTGCTGGTGCAAATTGAAACCCGCGAGGCGCTGAAAAACCTGCCGCAGATCCTGGATGTGGAAGGGGTGGACGGAGTGTTTATCGGCCCGGCGGATCTCAGCGCCGACATGGGCTTTGCCGGTAACCCCCAGCACCCGGAGGTGCAGGCCGCCATTGAACAGGCGATCGCGCAGATCCGGGCTGCCGGCAAAGCTCCCGGCATCCTGATGGCAAACGAGCAGCTGGCCCGTCGCTACCTTGAACTCGGGGCGCTGTTTGTCGCCGTCGGCGTGGATACCACCCTGCTCGCCCGCGGTGCCGAAGCGCTGGCAGCACGCTTTATCGATAAACCGGTTACGTCAGTTAATAACAATAAATCCGTCTACTGA